The following are from one region of the Takifugu rubripes chromosome 12, fTakRub1.2, whole genome shotgun sequence genome:
- the aunip gene encoding aurora kinase A and ninein-interacting protein — translation MKTSKPTQKKSDQEKCGVWLDAAELKGKAKQKRLARPISKLLNPFLGGGGYNVAVALNFTQTKLEMPKTRQSSISSYFSPQHKVVKKISTSEEVVTPPASASNAHSTATRGTKRSREIDLEAKNCDPAWLHTLEGKSVDEAEVWQEQTGNAQNKNNDRHLKMIQSPQSKQRVSINSLLLDEKEPPLRAWSQDPLFTFSECSQGESYLKEQNNITEKDLSPSEAWDAHLDGVATTSTQKSLKHSQPSPLDDDKENMFAPFSSPNKHSTYSSNRKFAPTPYIPVHPQETVDSQFTWTKPRSSPIKRTHLSCKVMDEDSLAMLFTQDSEGFRVMAHRSTQERSPLKDQSNINPGMSRMSSCKSLLEEEEMLFTQDSQGNLVIKH, via the exons ATGAAAACCTCCAAACCAACACAGAAGAAATCTGATCAAGAAAAATGTGGCGTTTGGCTTGACGCTGCGGAGCTGAAAGGAAAAGCTAAACAG AAACGACTTGCTCGTCCCATTTCCAAACTGTTAAACCCTTTCCTTGGAGGTGGCGGATACAATGTCGCTGTGGCTCTTAACTTCACTCAAACCAAACTTGAAATGCCAAAAACCAGACAAAGCTCTATATCATCCTACTTCTCCCCCCAGCACAAAG TTGTCAAGAAGATCTCCACTTCCGAGGAGGTGGTGACACCCCCAGCTTCGGCTTCAAATGCACATTCGACTGCAACGCGTGGGACAAAAAGGAGTCGTGAAATTGATCTGGAGGCCAAGAACTGTGACCCTGCGTGGCTTCATACCCTGGAAGGTAAAAGTGTTGATGAAGCAGAGGTGTGGCaggagcagacaggaaatgcTCAAAACAAGAACAATGACAGGCACTTAAAAATGATCCAGTCACCACAAAGTAAGCAAAGAGTTTCCATCAATTCCTTGTTGCTGGATGAGAAAGAACCTCCGCTAAGAGCATGGAGTCAGGACCCTCTTTTCACCTTCAGTGAGTGTTCGCAAGGGGAATCATATCTAAAAGAACAGAACAACATTACAGAAAAGGACCTTAGCCCATCAGAGGCCTGGGATGCTCATCTGGATGGAGTAGCAACCACCTCCACCCAGAAATCTTTAAAACACAGCCAACCCTCTCCGCTGGATGACgacaaagaaaacatgtttgCCCCTTTTAGCTCCCCAAATAAACACTCAACTTATTCTTCAAATCGTAAATTTGCACCTACACCGTATATTCCAGTACACCCACAGGAGACGGTTGACTCCCAGTTCACGTGGACAAAACCCAGAAGCTCTCCTATCAAAAGAACCCATCTGTCCTGCAAAGTGATGGACGAGGACAGTCTGGCCATGCTGTTCACCCAAGACTCTGAAGGTTTCAGAGTGATGGCGCATAGAAGTACACAAGAACGGAGTCCGCTTAAGGATCAGAGTAACATCAAC